Sequence from the Acidimicrobiia bacterium genome:
GTCACCGCGCCGAGCGCGGCGCCGAGCCCGAACCCCGCGTACAGCAGGCCGTACTGGACGGTCTTGGGCCCGATCCCGAAGTCGTGGTCCGCGATCGCGGGCATCAGGCCGACGAACGTGAGCGAGAAGAACGAGAACGACGTGATGCAGACGAGGATGCGACGCACGAGCGGGTCGGCCGCGGCGATGCGGAAGCCGGACAGCAGCCGTGCGATTCCCCGCTCCTCGATCGCGGCCTCGGCCTGGCTCTCGTAGCGGGCGACGAGCAGACCGGCGACGGCGAAGAGGTAGGTGCCCGCGTTGATCGCGAACACGACACCCGCGCCGGTGCGCGCGTAGATCGGTGCACCGATCGCCGGACCGATGACACGCGACAGGTTCATCTGCACCGACTGCAGCGACACCGCGCCGGTCAGGTCTTGCCGGGGTACGAGGGTCGGCAGGATCGCGGACAGCGCGGGCGCCGCGAGCGCGTTGCCGACCCCGATGACGAGCACGCACGCGACGATCCCGCTGCGCGACGGGTGCGGCATCGCGACGAGCACCGCGAGCACGACCGAGAAGGCGAGCTGCTCGATCTGCATCCAGATGAGCAGCTTCCGGCGGTCGACGAGATCCGCGAGCACGCCGCCCGGCGTGGCGAGGAACAGCAACGGCCCGAGCTGCGCGAAGAAGAGGATCCCGACGTAGCTCGCGGAGTGCGTCAGCTCGTAGCCGTACGCGCCGAGCAGCACGTTCTGCATCCACGTGCCGACGTTCGACGCGAACGTCCCGCCCCACACGACGCGGAAGTCGCGATGGCGGAGCGCCGCGCGCGCACCGCCGGGTGCGAGCGCCTGGTCGCCGTCGACGAGCGCGTCGGTCGCGTCCTCGACGTGAGGGCGCGCGACGTCGCCGGCGGTCAACGGCTACGGCAGCGGCACACCCGGCAGCAGACCCGTCGAGGTCGTGGCCGAGCTCGACGTCGTGACGGGTTGCGTCGTGTCCGTGGTCGGCGGCTGCGTCGTGGGCGGCGGCGTGGTCGGCGGCAGCGTGGGCACGGTCGTCGGCGGCAACGTGGTGACCGTGGTCGGCGGCAACGTGGTCGCCGTCGTCGGCGGCGGGAGCGTGTCGGTCGTCGGCGGCAGCGTCGGCGGGGGCGGCGGCAGCGTCGGTGGCGGGGGCGGCAGCTTGCCCGGCAGCGACGGGAACGTCGTCGGGAAGGTGTTCGGGTTGCTCGTGCTCACGGAGACCGGCGTCGCGGTCTTGATCAGCGGCGGGAGGTCGGTGGTGAAGCCGAGCGGCGTGACGACCGCGCCGAACAGCCGCTGCAGCTTCTCGGTGATCGTCTGCGCGTCGGACGCGGGCGCGGGCGCGTCGGGTGTGATCCCCTGGTCGATCGCGACGTGCGTGCTCGAGCCTTGCGGCGCGTTCGCGTCGCCGTTCGTCTGCGCGGTGCGCACCTGCGGACCGTGCACGCTCGCCGCGCTCTGACCGCCGGGGCGCAGGAATGCGACGAGTGCGACGATCGCGAAGACGACGCCGGCGACGAGCATCGTCGCGAGCATCTGCTCCTCGGTGCTGCGACTCCGCACGCGTCGCAGCCAGTCGAACCTCGACATCCTCTTCCCTCCCCAGGCACGCCGCGCTGCGTGCCTCCCCAGAGCCCGATGCCCGCCGTCGTCGGGAACCCGCACAGTCTCGCGGGACGGACGGCGCGCGTGCGAGCAATCGGCCGGCGAATCCGCGGTGTTACCCCGCCCAGCTGCCGCGTTACGTGGTCAGGCAGACGCGGAGGGAAGCTGGCTCGTGAACTGGGCGAGGTCGAAGTAGTCGCGCCAGGCCGCGATCTTGCCGCCGCGCAGCTCGAACGTCCCCATGACCGGGAGCTCGACGGTGACGCCGGGGAGGAAGAAGACGTCGACGCGCTCGGTCATCACGACGTCGCCGTCGGCGGCGATCGCGCCGACGCGGAACTCGACGCGCTCCGCGTCCTTCGTGAAGCCCTCGATCGTCGCCCGGATCGCGTCACGCCCGGTGACCGGTGCGATCGGGATGTTGTGGTACGTCGCGTCGTCCGTGAAGTACGAGCAGATCCGGTCGACGTCGAGGTCGGTCCACGCCGCGCAG
This genomic interval carries:
- a CDS encoding MFS transporter, encoding MTAGDVARPHVEDATDALVDGDQALAPGGARAALRHRDFRVVWGGTFASNVGTWMQNVLLGAYGYELTHSASYVGILFFAQLGPLLFLATPGGVLADLVDRRKLLIWMQIEQLAFSVVLAVLVAMPHPSRSGIVACVLVIGVGNALAAPALSAILPTLVPRQDLTGAVSLQSVQMNLSRVIGPAIGAPIYARTGAGVVFAINAGTYLFAVAGLLVARYESQAEAAIEERGIARLLSGFRIAAADPLVRRILVCITSFSFFSLTFVGLMPAIADHDFGIGPKTVQYGLLYAGFGLGAALGAVTVGTILVRRSKTRSARIGLVSFAVLLTAFALVRSPAPAYPAALVLGFAYFVVITALSTVLQEHLRDEVRGRIMALWVMAFGGTVPLGVLAGGYAVKVTSLTVVLLVGAAVALLLAAYTDLSGLTSGSTASGGGGLSGGSRPE
- a CDS encoding limonene-1,2-epoxide hydrolase family protein, yielding MTTPIEIVREFCAAWTDLDVDRICSYFTDDATYHNIPIAPVTGRDAIRATIEGFTKDAERVEFRVGAIAADGDVVMTERVDVFFLPGVTVELPVMGTFELRGGKIAAWRDYFDLAQFTSQLPSASA